The DNA region GGACTCCGACGACGAATACCACCCTGCACACCTCAGCCTACGAGCTGAGTACCTACAGCAGCATCCGCAGGTAGACTTCCTCCTTGGGGGTGTAGAAGTCATCGGTCCCCCATTCGTACCCGACCGGAATGATCCTCGGCGGTGGATTCACATCAGCGAGTGCGCTGTCGGAGGGACCTTCGTTGTGCGTCGGACGTTAGCTTTGGAGATTGGCTATCCTCAACTCCGATTCGCTGATGATGCAGCCTTCTACCAAAAAGCCTGCGCTGCCGGTGCACGGATTGACCGCGTCAACTTCCCGACCTACCGCTACTACCGTACAACGCCTGACTCCTTGTGTACTCGTCACGGCATGTCGTTCACTGCAGAGTAGTCCATGAAGCAGCACCGACCTGCAGAAGACCCCGAGCACGTACGGATGGCAGAAGTACTCCGCCGTCTCCACACTGAGTATCCTGAAGCGCGCATCCAGCTACGGTACCAATCCCCGTTTGAGCTGCTGATTGCGACAATCCTCTCCGCCCAGTGCACCGACGAACGGGTCAACCAGGTAACAGAGAGCCTCTTCCAGAAGTACCGCACCCTGGAGGATTACTTACGAGTGCCCGTTGAGGAGCTCGAGCGGGACATCTATCCAACGGGATACTACAAGTCCAAGGCACGCTACATCCGAGAGTGCTGCCGGGCCCTTCTGGAACGTTTTGGAGGCGAGGTTCCGAAGACTCTGGAGGAACTCACAAGTCTGCCAGGCATCGGGCGAAAGACTGCCAATGTCGTGCTGGGCGAATTCTTCGAGCCTCAGGGTATCGTCGTCGACACCCACGTCGCCCGGTTAGTCCAACGCTTAGGATTTGTCACCACAAACAATCGCGAACGAATTGAATACCGCCTGATGGAGCTAGTCCCGAAGTCAGAGTGGGTGCGGTTCACCCACCTCATGATTGCCCACGGGAGAAACGTCTGTAAGGCCCACCGCCCGCGATGTGCTATCTGTGTCCTCCGCGACTTGTGTCCTTCGGCAGCTACTGAACCACCAACCCATGCCACAAAGCGTCCCCGCGTGGAAGGCTGAGCTTGTTTTGCTCGGCATCACGTTCATCTGGGCGGGGACGTTTGTAGTCGTCAAGGGAGTCATTGCCCACATCTCCCCCTTCCTCTTCACCGGCCTTCGGTTCCTCGTAGCGACGATTGGCCTACTTATCCTTTGGCACGGTTCATTCCACCGCTGGGAGGCCACAGCGCTACGGCATGGAGGAATTCTGGGGATTCTGTTGGCTGGAGGGTTCTTACTGCAGACAGCGGGACTGCTCTACACAACAGCCTCCCGATCAGCATTCATTACAGGAACAACGCTCGCTCTCGTCCCTGGTTTCCAGCTATTGTTCCAGCGTCGTCGGATTTCGGGATGGGAATGGCTTGGAGCTGGCGTGACACTCATTGGACTCTGGCAGTTGACAGCCCCGAACTTGAAGGGGTGGAATCTTGGAGACGCACTGACAATCCTCAGCACGCTCTTCTGGGGGTTATACATTGTAGCGCTGGACTCTTTCACGCGTTCCGGTTCCAGCAGCCTAGGCTACAGTCTCCGTTTGACGTTCGTCCAGCTTGCCGTCACTGCCCTGGCCGGCTTCGCGGCTTATGGAATCGCTGCTGCGGCCGGGAGTCCCTCCTTTCCTCTCCAACCCGACTGGAGCTTCTTCCCAGCTCTCCTCCTTGCTCTCGCCTACACTGCCTTCCTAGCCTCCTTGACTGCCATGCTACTACAAACGCACTACCAGCGTTACACTACGCCCTTCCGTGCAACACTCATCTACGCTCTTGAACCCTTGATCGCAAGTGTGATCGCGTGGATAGCTTTGAGCGAGCATTTCACCGTGCGGGAACTCTTTGGCGCCGCTCTGATCCTGGTAGGGACTGGGCTTGCTCAGCTCCCAAGAGTCCGGTACGTGACAGCACAGCGATGAGCACCCCAAGCAAAGCAGAACTTCGCCGGCAGGCACTCCAACGACGTGCCGCTCTACCGAAAGAACTGCGTCAGCGGTTCTCCGAGCAGATTTGCAGCCTCGTACTCGCTCACCCCTGGGTACGGGAGGCTACCATCGTTCACTCTTACTGCTCTTTCGGCACAGAGGTAGATACCCACACGCTCTGCCAACGTCTCCTGAGCTTAGGGAAACGGGTAGCGGTCCCAATCGTCGTAGAAGGCCAACCTGAACTGCTCCACGCATGGCTCCGGCTTCCTCTCTGTCTCCGCTACAATCGTTGGGGAATTCCGGAGCCAGATGTCCCACCAACTGAGTGGGTGACGGCAGAAGCGCTCGGTCTTTCACCAGCCGACGTCGCTATTGTCCCCGTTGTCGCCTATGACCGACAGCTCTACCGCTTAGGTTATGGACAGGGGTACTACGACCGCTTCCTTCGGCACGTCCAAGCCCGCCGCATTGGACTAGCTTTCTCCGTCCAGGCTGTGGAATCCATCCCGCACGCGCCCCATGACGTCCGATTAGATGCCGTCATTACGGAGTCTGGGCCTCTCTACGCAGATGACATTCCTCCTTGAGGAGCTCATGGCGAAGCGATATATTTGCGGACGGTATCTCACGCCCTTACACGGCTATGGAACAGACGCCAAAGCTGCTGTTGCCTGATATCTCGAACCTCCACCGCTTAGAGGTCTACCTTCAGCACGGAGGGTATGAGGCCTTCCGCAAAGCCCTGACGATGACGCCAGAAGAAGTTATCGAAGAGGTCAAGCGTTCAGGACTCCGGGGACGTGGAGGCGCTTGCTTCCCAACGGGACTGAAATGGAGCTTTATGCCGAAAGACTCCAGCAGGCCCAAGTACCTGGTTGTCAACGCTGACGAATCCGAGCCAGGCTCCTTCAAGGACCGGCAGATCCTGGAGTTCAACCCCCATCAGCTACTGGAAGGCATCCTGATCGCCGGCTACGCTATGGGCATCACCAAGGCCTTCGTATACATCCGGGGCGAGTACCACCGATGGTATCGGCTGCTAGAGCAGGCTCTTCGGGAGGCTTACGACCGCGGGCTCGTTGGCGAGCGGATGCGCCAGACCTTTGGGACCAGCTATAGCTTAGACATTGTCCTCCACAAGGGTGCGGGCGCCTACATCTGTGGGGAAGAGACAGCGCTTATGGAGTCCATTGAAGGCAAGCGGGGCTATCCTCGCTTCAAACCTCCCTTCCCTGCCCAGCGCGGTCTGTGGGGTATGCCGACGACTGTCAACAACGTCGAGACGATTGCTGCCGTACCTCCAATTATTCGAATGGGTGGTGCAGCGTATGCTCAAATTGGTGCCCCTGGCCATCCAGGCACTATTCTCTACGGACTCAGTGGGCACATCAACCGTCCCGGGGTCTACGAGCTCCCGACAGGCACCCTCCTGACAGAGCTTCTCTTCGATGTCGGCGGCGGCATTCCAAACGGCAAGAGGGTTAAGGCCGTCATCCCTGGTGGAAGCTCTATGCCGCCATTACGAGGCGAGGAGATCGAGGGGGTACGTATGGACGAGGAGTCGCTCAAGCAGTTGGGGACCCATATCGGGACGGCAGGAATCATCGTGATGGATGAAGACACGGACATTGTGCGCGTCACTTGGCGAATCGCGCGCTTCTACCACCATGAGTCATGTGGGCAGTGTACCCCCTGCCGTGAGGGCTGTGGGTGGCTTGAAAAGATCTTGGCCCGCTTTGTTGCCGGGGAGGCCACTACGCAAGACGTCGACCTGCTCGTAGACATCTGCAACCAGATGGAGGGTCATACCATCTGTGCTCTAGCGGACGCCGCAGCATGGGCTGTCCGGGGCTTCGTTACGAAGTTCCGCGAGGAGTTCGAGGCTCGCTGCAAGCCTGCTCATGGCTACGTGCCACTAAACGTCGTGCATGCACTCCGGCGTAGCGCTTTCCCCTTAGGCAGAGCGGTAACGACCGAAGCGTGAATGCCGCGAATCGGCA from Candidatus Kapaibacterium sp. includes:
- the nuoF gene encoding NADH-quinone oxidoreductase subunit NuoF, yielding MEQTPKLLLPDISNLHRLEVYLQHGGYEAFRKALTMTPEEVIEEVKRSGLRGRGGACFPTGLKWSFMPKDSSRPKYLVVNADESEPGSFKDRQILEFNPHQLLEGILIAGYAMGITKAFVYIRGEYHRWYRLLEQALREAYDRGLVGERMRQTFGTSYSLDIVLHKGAGAYICGEETALMESIEGKRGYPRFKPPFPAQRGLWGMPTTVNNVETIAAVPPIIRMGGAAYAQIGAPGHPGTILYGLSGHINRPGVYELPTGTLLTELLFDVGGGIPNGKRVKAVIPGGSSMPPLRGEEIEGVRMDEESLKQLGTHIGTAGIIVMDEDTDIVRVTWRIARFYHHESCGQCTPCREGCGWLEKILARFVAGEATTQDVDLLVDICNQMEGHTICALADAAAWAVRGFVTKFREEFEARCKPAHGYVPLNVVHALRRSAFPLGRAVTTEA
- a CDS encoding 5-formyltetrahydrofolate cyclo-ligase encodes the protein MSTPSKAELRRQALQRRAALPKELRQRFSEQICSLVLAHPWVREATIVHSYCSFGTEVDTHTLCQRLLSLGKRVAVPIVVEGQPELLHAWLRLPLCLRYNRWGIPEPDVPPTEWVTAEALGLSPADVAIVPVVAYDRQLYRLGYGQGYYDRFLRHVQARRIGLAFSVQAVESIPHAPHDVRLDAVITESGPLYADDIPP
- a CDS encoding DMT family transporter, translated to MPQSVPAWKAELVLLGITFIWAGTFVVVKGVIAHISPFLFTGLRFLVATIGLLILWHGSFHRWEATALRHGGILGILLAGGFLLQTAGLLYTTASRSAFITGTTLALVPGFQLLFQRRRISGWEWLGAGVTLIGLWQLTAPNLKGWNLGDALTILSTLFWGLYIVALDSFTRSGSSSLGYSLRLTFVQLAVTALAGFAAYGIAAAAGSPSFPLQPDWSFFPALLLALAYTAFLASLTAMLLQTHYQRYTTPFRATLIYALEPLIASVIAWIALSEHFTVRELFGAALILVGTGLAQLPRVRYVTAQR
- a CDS encoding glycosyltransferase, translating into MGNGAVAKVLRTKAPQTAHSSSTPFFSVILCTRNRAHLLLRALRSLLRQQWQHWEALIIDDGGTDVTPFLVALLAQEDPRFRFYRTAHRGPGAARHYGILRARGEFITFLDSDDEYHPAHLSLRAEYLQQHPQVDFLLGGVEVIGPPFVPDRNDPRRWIHISECAVGGTFVVRRTLALEIGYPQLRFADDAAFYQKACAAGARIDRVNFPTYRYYRTTPDSLCTRHGMSFTAE
- the nth gene encoding endonuclease III, whose amino-acid sequence is MKQHRPAEDPEHVRMAEVLRRLHTEYPEARIQLRYQSPFELLIATILSAQCTDERVNQVTESLFQKYRTLEDYLRVPVEELERDIYPTGYYKSKARYIRECCRALLERFGGEVPKTLEELTSLPGIGRKTANVVLGEFFEPQGIVVDTHVARLVQRLGFVTTNNRERIEYRLMELVPKSEWVRFTHLMIAHGRNVCKAHRPRCAICVLRDLCPSAATEPPTHATKRPRVEG